The Neorhodopirellula lusitana sequence ATCGAACTGGTTGGCCTACAAGGTGCCAAGCACCGCCAATTGAAAGAGTACTCCAAGGGGATGACCCGGCGAGTGGGCTTGGCTCAAGCCCTGATCAACGATCCCGACCTGATCCTACTGGACGAACCGACCACCGGACTCGACCCGATTGGGTCCCGGGAAATGAAGGACTTGATCATCGGCTTGCGAGACCAAGGCAAGACCGTCTTGCTGTGCAGCCACCAATTGGCTGACGTCCAAGACGTCTGCGACCGAGTCGCGATTCTGCACCAAGGTGAGTTGAAGGAACTCGGTCGCGTCACGGATCTGCTGAAGGTCCAAGATGTCACCGAAGTCCACGCGACCGGACTCAGCGACCAAGCCAAAACCGAGATTGCCGAACTGATTGCCCGTCACGGCGGCCACCTGCAATCGATCGACAACCCAACCGCAACGATGGAAGATCTATTCTTGAACATCGTGCGTGAAAGCGAAGCCCGTCCCGGTGCTCGCCGTGTGACTCAAAATGCTGACACCTCCGCCAACACCGGAGACCAAGCATGAATCTGCAACCGGATGACTTCTGGTCATTTTATGAATGGTTCTTCCGACCGGGAGCGTTTCTAGAAAGCGCCGCTCTTAAAGGAATCGTCCTGGCCATCCTGGCCACATTCCTTGGCTTGGTAGGCGGCTACGTTGTTTCATCGTCCCGCTACGGGTCCGGCGAAGGATTCTTTGCTGTTGCTCGCGCGATCCGCGACCTCTTCCGATTCGATTTGCCCGGCACCCGACTGCGCCGCATCCTGGCGTTGGCAAAACTCGCGTTCAAGGAAGCCCTGCGTCGAAAAGTCCTGTACGTCGTCGGCTTGTTCGTTGTTGTCCTGTTGCTTGCCGGCTGGTACCTGAACCCGCAAAGCGACGATCCCGCACGACTCTATGTCAGCTTTGTGTTGACCGCGACAAACTACCTGGTGCTGGCACTGGCATTGTTTATCAGCGCGTTCTCGCTGCCTGAAGACATCAAGAACAAGACGATGTACACCATCGTCACCAAACCGGTCCGCGCGACCGAAATCATCCTGGGACGCATGCTGGGGTTCATCGGCGTTGGCACCATGATCCTGGTTCCAATGGGCTTGCTCAGCTATGTCTTCGTCGTCCGCGGACTCGATCACACCCACACGAAGGTTGCCGACGTTCGGGAAATGCCTCGAGGTGGATTTGAAGGGGAAACGGACTACACCCAGTTTCACTCGCACACGTTTGCCCTGGATGAAAACGGGGAAGGACTCACCAACATCGTTCGTGGGCACCGTCACGTGGTACTCCGCGATGATGCCGGCAACTTCAAAATCGGATCTCCCACCGGTGCACTGCGTGCACGTATCCCATCCTATGGAGCGTTGGTTTTCCGCGATCGAAGCGGGAATCTCCAGGAAGAAGGCATCGACGTTGGTAACGAACGACTTGCCGGAGGCTACGGTAGTGCCGGGATCTCACGTCTGATCGGCGTGACTCAAGGGACTCGTAAAGTCGAACACGGGTACGTGGAAGGCGGCACGCTCGGTACCGCGGAATTCACGTTCCCCAACGTGACCAAAGAACGTTATCCCGATGGATTCCCGATCGACTTGTCGCTACGTGCGTACCGCTCCTACAAGGGTGACATCGAAACCGGCATCCGTGGATCGGTCACCATGAAGCATCCGGAAAAGCCCATCGAAAGCAATCCAATTGCGTTCGTTGTGCACGAATATGAAGTCGACGAAAAGACACTGCCTTTGACAACCGAAGGCACCGACGGCACTGAAACCCGCATGCTCGACGTGTTCGAAGACCTAGTCGACGAGAACGGCCAGATGACGGTCGTCGTCCGCTGTCTCGATCGCGCTCAGTATCTCGGCGTCACACCCGCTAGTGTTTACCTGCGACCCGCTGACAATCCGTTCGGTTGGAACATGGCGAAAGCGTATATCTCGATCTGGTTGCAAATGACCATGATCATCGCCTTCGGCGTCATGTTCAGTACATTCCTGACCGGTCCCGTGGCGATGATTGCGACCGCCGTTTGTGTGCTGCTCGGCTTCTCCGCGGAACAGGTTTACGACACTCGGCACTACATTGACGCCGGAATCGCTCGTGGTGGTGGTCCGATCGAATCCATGGTTCGGCTGCTGAAACAAGACGCGATGACCACGCAACTGGACGTCGACACCGTGGCCGCAAAGGTCATTCAGACAACCGATGCTGGGATTGTTTACACGCTCGACGCGATCGCGACCGCACTGCCTAACCTTCCCAAGATGGTCGGCACGGCGGAGTTCGCTGCCTCGGGATTTGATATCTTTGGTGCGATCCTTGCACGACACGCGATGGCGACGTTCGGCTACGTCCTGCTCGCATTCCTTATCAGCTATTTTACCCTGAAAGCACGTGAGATCGCGGCATGAATCGCACGACTCAACTTCGTCGGAAACTTACCTATCTGGTCATTCTCGTGGTCATGCTGATCCCGCTGTACCTGCTCGGCCAACCGGCCGGCGGTGGCGGCGACGGTGGCGGTAAGCTCGCGCAAATGCGTGACGCTTACGACATCGCGGAAAGCGATCTGGGTGAGATCAGTCCAGCCAGCGAAACCATGAAACTGGCATCCCTAGGGATGCGTGGCGTGGCTGCGTCGCTGCTTTGGAAGAAGTCGCACGACTATCGTGTCTCACACGAATGGGACCGACTCAAGGCAACGTTGAATAACATCGCGTTGCTTCAGCCCCACTTCGACAAAGTGTGGGAATTCCAAGCTCACAACCTGGCCTACAACGTCTCCTCGGAATTTGACGACTACCGTCAACGTTACGAAATGGTACGCGAAGGCACTGAGTTCCTTACCAAGGGCGTCAAGCAAAATCGCAAGGCACCCCGCTTGGTCTGGTACACCGGTTGGTTCTATGGACAAAAACTGGGCATGTCCGATGAGAAACGTCAATTCCGACGCCTCTTTTCCGACGACGAAGTCCTGCATGAGCAACTGCTGAACCAAGGCATCGCGGTCGATAGCCCCGAAGCTCGTGGCCCATTGGGCAAACCAGACAACTGGCTGGTTGGACGTTTGTGGCTGAATTCCGGCTACGACTTGGTTGAGTCCGGCATCAAAATTCGCCGCCAAACTCCAATCAACTTCTACGAAACCGGGCCGAAATGGCGTATCAAACACGCCGAAGCGATCGAAAAGGAAGGTATCCTGGACGACCGTGCCCAAAACGCATGGCAAATGGCTTCGCAGGATTGGAAAGGACTCGGCAATCGCTCGATTCCAACAACGGCCTCCTTCACGATCAAGCTAGGTCAACTCGACGAACTCAATCGCCAACGCGCTGAAACCGTTGCCGAAATCCGCAAGACCGCTGGGGCTGCCTACGAACGTGCGGAATTGGCGATGATCGAAACTCTTGATCCAGTCATCCAGGACGCACTGCTGACGCCGATTGAAGACCGCACGAAATCGCAACAATCGATTGCGGCGACTCACGGGGGCTCGATTACGCCCAACTTGGATTCGATCGCCCGAGAAGCAGCACCCAATGACCGCCTGAAAATCCTGCAACTGGTTGATGAAGTTAAAGACATCGACGAGCGGATTATCAAGACCAGCGGTCACCGCAAGCAAATCAACTTTGAGTACTGGGAAACTCTGGCACTCGCTGAACAGGAAGAACGAACGGTTCGCGCCCGCCGCTTGACCTACGAAGCCGAACAAGCCAACGCGGATGCAGAACTAGACAAGGCTATCCAACTCTACGAAGACTCCTTCCAAGTCTGGGCTGAAATTTTTGACGACTACCCGATCCTGGTAATCGACGACAGTGCGGAAGACCTGTTCGACTCCATCCGTCGATACAAGATCGCAACCGACTCCGACGAAATCGAAGACGACTTCCCTTTGAAAACGTTTGTTGAACTGATGGGGCAGTACGGACAGGTGGATCCGCTTATGTACGAACGTGTTCGTACCGAGCAGGACGCAAAGCTCGAAGCTCGAAAACGCGAACTTGCTGAAGAAGAAAAGCGTCGCGAGGCCGAAGCGATGGAAGCAGAGCAGGACAAAACACCTGAAGCGGCCAGCGAAGAGGCAGCCGAATCGAATGAGAAGGCCGGGACCGAAGAGGAACCAGCCGAATCAAGCGAGCAGGCCAACTCCAGCGAAGACGCCCCGATGAGCGAATCGGATGAACCCGTTGCCGAAGAAACCTCCGAGCCAGCCTCAGAAGAGCCAGCCTCAGAAGATTCAACTTCGGATGAGCCAGCCGAAATGAACAGCGAAGAGCCTGCCAACTCCGCCGAAGACGCTCCTGCGGCGGATGAAGAAACGCAGTCTGACGGCAAAGATGCAGCGGCTGACAACGATTCTGGAGCCGATCCAGAAGCTTCCAAAGTGAAGGACGCGGTCGAGGAAGCAGCCGAAGAGGCTGCCGACAACGGCAAGACTGAGTAAACGACACCTTCCCGCTGCCGGACGTGAATTCATCAACCCAAGCTAAACCCGCCTAATCGGGCTTAGCTTGGGTTTTCATGCAACCAGTCATGAACTGCCTGAATGTGGTGGGGCGAGGTCCCACAACAGCCACCAATCAAAGTGGCCCCAGCCTCAATCCACCGCTGGACATGTTCCAGGTACGCTGCCGAACTGCGCGGCGAGTGGCTCGCATTGGCAGCCCAACCCATCCCTTCGTCTACAGAACCCGCGTTTGCATACGCACCAAACGGGACCGC is a genomic window containing:
- a CDS encoding ABC transporter ATP-binding protein, giving the protein MDDVVIETRNLSKIYRDFWGRKKVHALKSLDVEVKKGEIFGLLGPNGSGKSTTIKLILGLLFPTSGRVLVFDQDASETRKNERIGYLPEESYLYKFLTAEETLDFYGRLFDLSGAERRDRVKQLIELVGLQGAKHRQLKEYSKGMTRRVGLAQALINDPDLILLDEPTTGLDPIGSREMKDLIIGLRDQGKTVLLCSHQLADVQDVCDRVAILHQGELKELGRVTDLLKVQDVTEVHATGLSDQAKTEIAELIARHGGHLQSIDNPTATMEDLFLNIVRESEARPGARRVTQNADTSANTGDQA
- a CDS encoding ABC transporter permease, with the translated sequence MNLQPDDFWSFYEWFFRPGAFLESAALKGIVLAILATFLGLVGGYVVSSSRYGSGEGFFAVARAIRDLFRFDLPGTRLRRILALAKLAFKEALRRKVLYVVGLFVVVLLLAGWYLNPQSDDPARLYVSFVLTATNYLVLALALFISAFSLPEDIKNKTMYTIVTKPVRATEIILGRMLGFIGVGTMILVPMGLLSYVFVVRGLDHTHTKVADVREMPRGGFEGETDYTQFHSHTFALDENGEGLTNIVRGHRHVVLRDDAGNFKIGSPTGALRARIPSYGALVFRDRSGNLQEEGIDVGNERLAGGYGSAGISRLIGVTQGTRKVEHGYVEGGTLGTAEFTFPNVTKERYPDGFPIDLSLRAYRSYKGDIETGIRGSVTMKHPEKPIESNPIAFVVHEYEVDEKTLPLTTEGTDGTETRMLDVFEDLVDENGQMTVVVRCLDRAQYLGVTPASVYLRPADNPFGWNMAKAYISIWLQMTMIIAFGVMFSTFLTGPVAMIATAVCVLLGFSAEQVYDTRHYIDAGIARGGGPIESMVRLLKQDAMTTQLDVDTVAAKVIQTTDAGIVYTLDAIATALPNLPKMVGTAEFAASGFDIFGAILARHAMATFGYVLLAFLISYFTLKAREIAA
- a CDS encoding IRE (iron responsive element), which translates into the protein MNRTTQLRRKLTYLVILVVMLIPLYLLGQPAGGGGDGGGKLAQMRDAYDIAESDLGEISPASETMKLASLGMRGVAASLLWKKSHDYRVSHEWDRLKATLNNIALLQPHFDKVWEFQAHNLAYNVSSEFDDYRQRYEMVREGTEFLTKGVKQNRKAPRLVWYTGWFYGQKLGMSDEKRQFRRLFSDDEVLHEQLLNQGIAVDSPEARGPLGKPDNWLVGRLWLNSGYDLVESGIKIRRQTPINFYETGPKWRIKHAEAIEKEGILDDRAQNAWQMASQDWKGLGNRSIPTTASFTIKLGQLDELNRQRAETVAEIRKTAGAAYERAELAMIETLDPVIQDALLTPIEDRTKSQQSIAATHGGSITPNLDSIAREAAPNDRLKILQLVDEVKDIDERIIKTSGHRKQINFEYWETLALAEQEERTVRARRLTYEAEQANADAELDKAIQLYEDSFQVWAEIFDDYPILVIDDSAEDLFDSIRRYKIATDSDEIEDDFPLKTFVELMGQYGQVDPLMYERVRTEQDAKLEARKRELAEEEKRREAEAMEAEQDKTPEAASEEAAESNEKAGTEEEPAESSEQANSSEDAPMSESDEPVAEETSEPASEEPASEDSTSDEPAEMNSEEPANSAEDAPAADEETQSDGKDAAADNDSGADPEASKVKDAVEEAAEEAADNGKTE